The Pseudomonadota bacterium DNA segment AGGGTAAAAGGCCGTTCCGTATCAGGCGCTCGGCCCGGCGCCTTGGTGTATATACGAACGATCTCGAGTCCACGGAAGAGCAGCTCCCCGAGCTGTCCCAGTCCCTGCCCCGTCTTTGCAGAGGTCGTCACCGCTGGATAATGGACGCCGAGCAACTCTTCCAATACCTGCACTTCCTCAGGATCCGGATCGAGGTCACACTTGTTCGCGATGAGCAAGGTAGGCAGTTCGATTCGGAACGGATCGGTGATGTCATCCTCCACCTTAGCTCCTATCCACCCACTGCGTGCGGCTATTGCTGCACCACCCGCCGCGAGAGTGGGCCAGCCCTCCATCAACACGATCTTCTTTTCGCGCAGTTGAGAGCGAATGGCCAAGATGTGGTCTGGGCTTTCAGGATCGCTCACATCAACCACCAGGAACGCCGCATCCGCGCGTTCCAGTGCTTGAGCCAACCATGACTCCATGTAATCGGCGCTCGTCGGTGGCAAATCCAAAAGCTGAAAGTAGATGTCCTCGTAAGGAAGCATCCCCGGCATCGGCAGCTTGGTCGTGTACGGATACGGACCCACCTCTGTATGCGATCCCGTGAGCCGCTGTACCATCGTATTAATGC contains these protein-coding regions:
- a CDS encoding TGS domain-containing protein, which gives rise to MVQRLTGSHTEVGPYPYTTKLPMPGMLPYEDIYFQLLDLPPTSADYMESWLAQALERADAAFLVVDVSDPESPDHILAIRSQLREKKIVLMEGWPTLAAGGAAIAARSGWIGAKVEDDITDPFRIELPTLLIANKCDLDPDPEEVQVLEELLGVHYPAVTTSAKTGQGLGQLGELLFRGLEIVRIYTKAPGRAPDTERPFTLRRGATVLDVAERVHKDFAKTLKFARLWGTSQFEGQHVGPDHEVADRDVVELHAQ